TACCAGGTATGAAGATTGGTAGGAACACAGTTAAGTACTCGAGTTTGAAGATTGGTAGGGCATTTTCGGCTATGAAGTCACTTTTACAGTACTCgagtttgaagtttgaattagagagattaaatAGTTATCGTTTATAGATTTCAATTGGATTATATTATACATTTGAACTACTGCGATTCAGATTCAACAGCTTTACTGTACGTTTTAATGTTCACTGCAATACAGGATTGAACacttttttaacatttttggtACAACTAAACTAAAAAACAACCAACAAGATGAAAGCAACTGAGGCAACTGACAGCAAAGAAAACAAGTTTGCAAAAAACAACCACAATCAGCAACCAAGAACAACCCAAAGCTGAAGCAAAAACAAACAAGAGAAACCGAGACTCCGAGAAAGCAAAAAACTTCTACAAAGAAATTCAGCAGGGAACGGTAGACACAATggcataggaaaaaaaaaaaaaacaaaacaaaaaaaaggaagtaGCATCTCTGAAGTCATTCTGAAAAATATTGActttgctataaaaaaaaatcatgtggagagagagagagagagacacacacacacacaaagggACATACAAGCGGTTACAAGGCATATTTTCTCCCATCCGAGATgctcttattttatacttcgTTTTTGGCATTTGTGTATTCAAGTCAAATGTGGGGGCTGCTCTCTCCGTctaatttttccaaaaataatgctactatatattaatttatatcaTTCTTGGACCGAGTCCGATGTCTGCTTCCGATAATTTCCTCAGTTTCACACTGGAGAACAATTTATCTTCCCTTGCAACTTAGTAATTTGTCTTCCCATGTGCGCAATTATTCAACAATATTGAAgtcaaaaatgacaaaaaaatgcGAAATCATACATGTAAGAAGGGAGTAGAAGGACAATTGAGGTCTTTGATTTTCAGTGCTTTCCCACGAATTTAGTGAAAATTCCATTGAAAGCTTCAACTAAGATGTGCTTGCTTCTTTTCTACTCTACTTTGCTGCTCATTGTTACAGCAGTAGAGGGACAATTTGTATTTCCatgaatttaatgaaaaatccaTTGAAAGCTTCAACTAAGATGTGCTTGCTCCTCTTCAACTCTTCTTTGCTGCTCATCTTCGCAGTACTATTCTCCATAGCTGATGACGCCACGAGTACATTTCAGTCCATTAGAGACGGTGAGACTGTAGTTTCAACTGGCGCAACGTTTGAGCTAGGATTTTGCAGTCCTGATGCTTCTAATAAACGGTACGTGGGGATATGGTACAAGAAGATTTCTGTTAAAACCATTGTATGGGTTGCTAACAGAGACACACCCCTCACTGATTTGTCTGGCGTCCTGAAGGTCACCAACCCCGGAATTCTTGTCCTCAACCACAACATGAGCACAATTTGGTCCTCAAACACATCGAGAACTGCACATAATCCAGTGGCACGTCTTTTGGATTCGGGTAATCTTGTCGTGATAGATAGGAGTGATGATGACCCTGAGAACTTTCTATGGCAAAGTTTTGATTACCCTGGCAATACAGTCTTACCAGGCGCGAAGCTTGGTAGGAACACAGTTACAGGCTTCAATTGGCATCTTAGATCATGGAAAAGTCCTCAGGATCCTTCTCAAGGTAATTATACATATCAATTTGGTCCCAAAGGATATGCAGAAATGTTTCTGAGGGAAGGTTCGGTCATAAAATTTCGGAGTGGACCATGGAATGGAATCCGGTTCAGTGGAATGCCTCAGTTAAATCCAAACTCTCTATACACATACGGTCTTGTTTTTGAGCCTGATGAAATGTACTACAGTTACAAGCCTCGCAACAGCTCAATCCTTTCGAACTTGGTGTTAACTTCAGATGGACTTGCACAGCGCTATACATGGATTGATAGAACCAAAGATTGGTTTCTTTACCTAACAGTCCAGATTGATGACTGTGACAACTATGCATTATGTGGTGTATATGGCTCATGTAACATTGAAAAGTCCCCGGTATGTAGCTGTTTGAAAGGATTTACACCAAAGTTTCCAAAAGAATGGGATGTGGTGGATTGGTCAAATGGCTGTGTGAGAAAGACTTCTCTAAATTGCACCGGAGATGCGTTCCAAAAGTACTCGGGGTTGAAATTGCCTAGCACAGAACTATCCTGGCTTAACAGAAGTATGAACCTCAAAGAATGTGAGATGGTGTGCATGAAGAACTGCTCCTGCACGGCGTATACAAATTTGGATATCCGAGATGGAGGAAGCGGGTGCTTGCTGTGGTACGGCGATCTAATTGATATAAGATACTTTGCTGAAAAAGGGCAAGATATTTATATAAGAATGGCCTCATCGGAACTAGGTATGTAAAAAACAGCTGTTGGTGACTATGCATTTATTCATGATCAAATGCTCGAAACAAAGTCAAGACATAACGAAGTGAAACGTTGTATTAATTCCAACAGTTTAAACCTTGAATTTTGACACAATTAGCAATCTTCTTTTAGAATTGTCTCACAAACTAGCAGCCATTAGTTGGATGACAAACACTAtagagtttttatttatttatttagtactCTCTGACTCATAGATtttctattttaaaaaatatcacTTGTAGATGATGAAAACAATACAAAGATCAACGCTAAATACTCTGATTCCAATGCGAAGAAAATGAGAATCATAATAAGCACTACTGTGTTGTCTACCGGACTGCTGATCATGGGCCTGGTCCTGCTGTTTTATGTTTGGAAGAAGCAGCACCAGAAAGGTGGTAAGTTGGCTGTACTATTCTGCTCCTCTGCTTTCCAAGTTACATAGTTATGCTGTATAGGGAATTTTTTTCACCCCCGTAAATGCGTCTTTGCAGCAAAACTAGGACGCAGCCAAAAGGAGGATTTGGAATTACCGTTATTTGATTTGATGACTGTAGTTTCTGCAACCGGTAACttttcaattgaaaacaaaCTTGGTGAAGGCGGTTTCGGATCTGTCTTTAAGGTAAAACCAGATAGTCCTTCACAGTTTCCAAGTTGCATAGATACATGTAGTTCTGATCATAATATGGAATGATGGATACAAGTAGCGTGCAAACTACAAAGTATGAATTTTGGCCATAACATACGCTGATGGATTTCAGGGTACAATGAAAGATGGACAAGAAATCGCAGTGAAAAGGCTTTCAAAAAGTTCTCACCAAGGACTTGACGAGTTCAAGAATGAAGTTACACATATTGCCAAACTTCAGCATCGGAATCTAGTGAAGCTTCTTGGATACTGCATTCAAGAAGACGAGATGATGCTGATCTACGAGTTCATGCCTAACAAGAGCTTAGACTTCTTTATTTTTGGTTTGACCACTCAAAAACCTTACATTTAGTTCCATTAGTCCACTTATGCTCGCATGATgtattttttgacaattgtgAAATGAACTATGATATGCTGCAGATCAAAGAAGGAGGATGTTATTAGACTGGCCAAAGCGCTTTGAAATTATTAATGGGATAGCTCGAGGGATCCTCTATCTTCATCAAGATTCTAGACTGAGAGTTATCCATAGAGATCTCAAAGCAAGTAACATTTTGTTAGGCAGTGAATTTAACCCGAAAATCTCAGACTTTGGCCTGGCTAGAAGCTTTGGAGGAAATGAAACGaaggcaaaaacaaagaaagtggTCGGAACATAGTAAGTATCCTAAAACACAATTGTACAACTCTTTTTTTACGAATTTTCAAAAACACTAATAGAAACTAGAAAGTCTAGATTCTttgcttataaaaaaaaattttaacacATTGGTTTGCAGCGGTTACATGTCCCCAGAATATGCAATTGATGGTTTCTACTCTATAAAGTCCGACGTCTATAGCTTTGGTGTTTTGGTGCTAGAGATAGTGAGTGGGAGCAAAAATAGAGGATTCTCTCATCCAGACCACAAACTCAACCTTCTTGGACATGTGAGTGTGACAACATCAAATGTCAAGTTAAAATTTCTTATCACTCGATTCTACTACTTCTACTAAGTAGACTAGTTTTCATGTTTTAGGCGTGGATGCTACACACAGAAGGCAGGCCTCTCGAACTACTTGATACATTGGTAGAGGACTCCATCACTTTGCATGAAGTTGTACGAACGATTCATGTGGGTCTTTTGTGCGTGCAGCATAATCCAGAAGACAGGCCGAGCATGTCAGCTGCAGTTCTAATGTTGGGTGGTGAAGGTGCATTGCCCCCACCTCTAAAACCTGGTTTCTATAGTGAGAGGGATTTGACTGAACTCGAAGCCAGTCATTCTTCTAAAGCATGCTCAGCTAATGAAGTCACTATATCACTACTCGATGCTCGATAAAATATGGGAAATGATTTTCGCACACATCTGTCCTTATTTTGTCTCTtgattttcctataacttcttcAATTGGAAGACAATGTTATATAAGTCATTGTCACATAGCGACACTCTTTAGGCCGATTCACAAAAATTTGTGAATATGATCAGAATTGTCATATTATAAATTGATTTGTAAAGATAatatttcaaccaaaaaaagaaaaaacaatcaaTAAAATATGATATTGTTTAGTcattaatgtcacatcccggcccgggcccccactaCATCATgggctcgtgctaggtagagataagaaCATAcgtataaggcttacaggatcctcacccttaggcgatgtgggatcttacaattaAGCTATATAAAAACAATCAATAAAAGTATTACAAACCGTTTGTGAGGAATTCTCATTTTTTAGTGGTCAAGCATTGTTCATTTTTAAggccaaaaaatgaaaatcaacaGAGAAAAATTCCAACAGATTTCAGTATGTGGCTAGAACAAATTTTCGTCGATTGGAACATTTTCGAAATGTTTTAagtgaattttgaaaaattttacAGTGCAACAAAAATTCTACGAAAATAAGTTTTATGACGTTTTTGTTGAATTCCCCAAAACAGAGTAAAAATCTTAAATAATAATTGTATATAAAAaaggaagttttaacaaaatatttctggtattgttcacttttaacgaaaaaccatatttttatccttccttgatactattcaccacacatttatttatcatttttcattaaaactaaaatttttttggaatttttgttagtttttttggTCAAGCAAATTTCCACCTTATCACCAAGTTAAGTGGtaaatgtaaataaataaaataaaataaaaaaagagagagcATTGTGTTGTCTGTTCCTCTCATCTTTCCCTCTTGTAAAGCCCTAATCTTCCCCTGGATTGAACTTTCTTCTGGGTTGGCTGGCCTCTGCAACATTTTCTGCCAATAAAGGTcagttctttctctctctctctctctgtttgttTTGAGAATTGGGAATTTCCCGTGTTCTTGAACCATTTCTATATTTATTAGATTAAGTAAAGGAAACAAATTGTTCCAGTTTTTTTCCACGTTTTGGATTGAATTAGTTGATGGGTAACAATTAATGAAGCTAAATCTAGATTGCAAATTGTTGCCAATTGGTGTTATGGGCTCTTGTCACTtatgatttgtttgtttgaaaattgGGGAGGAAAGTAATACAATTTTTGAAACAAACCCAACATTTTAACAGTTGCATAAATCTTAATGGAGACAGTAATCGTTCGTCGCTGCATCGAGTGTGTTTAAAGATTTTCAATCTTCTGTATGAGCAAAGACTACCCCGTTTGGACAATATACTTGGAAGAAATATGGTTGCAAGGTTGGTTTAGTGTTTGGAAGTGTTTCCGGTCGATGCTGTAGCATGTAGTCTTCATCTTGCAGAACATTTAagcaattttatttgttttcatattAGACAATCGTTTGACTTAGCCACACTGCTAGTTTGTGTTGAGTTTAGATGACATTGTGGCAGATTTTGGACATCACTTCAATTTCCTGACTAGCGAGATTATTAGATCGAAGTTTAATAAGAAAAGTTTTTGTGTTGGTTGCTCATACTAGTGATTGGAAAAACTTGGTTTATAACTTTATCTATGCATAGGTCAAATGTCCCCTTGGCATGCAACGTACCATAGATCTTGCATTTCTAGCGTACATATACAATCAATAGTTGAGCAGCTTGACTTTTTTAAGGACCTTAGGAGAGCCCtttttcaatataaaatgtcATCTCTGTACACACATAtatttgtatgtatatatttatgctTCACATGCCTTCTTTACAATACGTAGATGGTTCAATTTTTGTGGCTTCAACTTAGGGGTCAAGGAGTTCCTAAATTctcataagaaaaagaaaaaaaaagaaaaaaagaggagatTCTGATTGATGAATGATTATGCTGTTTTCAGTTTATTAATTTTGAGTTATGTCAGTGGTAACCTGTGCCTCTCTTCAAAATCAGGTAGCAAGTATACCCAAAGGGTTTCATGGCAGGTAATGGCCTGCCATCTCTAGGTCGTGTGAAGCTAACTGATCTGGCACCTGCTGAAGGCCTTCCATCAGATTCTTACAAACAATCTGTTTCAACTTTGTCACAATCACTAGCACTCTATTCTGCTGCCATCATTCAGTTTCCAGTGAGTGATGGGGCTCTTTTGATGTCGGGTTTAGATTCGGCTCGCCTCTACTTCCACCAGAAAGCATCATCCCCAGCTGCAGATATGGTTAATAACAATGACCCTCGTGACTGTTGCAAGACTTCCGGTTATAACGCAGATCCTCAATTGTGGCTAGAAACGTATGATTACAGACCTGGACTCCCTCCTTTAGAGCCCAACAACACAACGGAATTTCCTCCAGCAGCTTTACCAGATATATTTTCACTGCTTGCAAAGGCAGCTCGAGATATATTGGACGCTATCAGCTTCTATTTGAACTTGAGGAGCTCACCATTTACTGAAGTACTGATAATGGTCCCGTATGAAACCGGTAAATATCTTCTTCAGTATTATCTGTCTGTTGTCATGCAAGGCCATCATTTCAGGGGACACGACACCATAGTTTTACGACCCAAGAGGATGGCCAGTTGGTTATGTTTTCTGACCATGAGCATCAAGTTGACAAAAGCTTGTTATATCTTGCCAAGTCAAACAAGGCTGGTCTACACATAAAGGACTTTCAGGGTGGTCGGTTTCTTGTGGACGAAGATCTTGGTCCTCAAGAAGCTATTGTTTACCCTGGACTTGCACTCTATCAGGCAACTGCAGGATATGTTAACCCTGCACTGCAGAGAACGGAGACCGTTAATACACAGAGCAACTTGTTTGGGCGATGTTCTTTTGCTTTTAAATTCATTCCTAAATCCATGACCAGTCTTAGTTGTTCAGAGATGAGAGCTGCTGGTCATGGGGTTGAAGCTCAGTTCCAGCTTCCAGTAGCGGTTGATGACTTTATGCAGAGATCTCAACCCACCAATCAACTCTTTAACAGACAGTTTCCAAAGTTCCAATTTCCATGCAGCACAAGATGGTATGCTGCATTTAATCTTCTTTACCAATTGCCTTCTTGTTACATACTGTAAATTGATTTCATGAATgcaatttttttaatgacaGCTTACTTTAATTAGGATTGGTCTTACTGACTGAAGCACCTGCACACACCAAAAATAAGTTCAATGTATAAGCTAAATTAAGTCCAACTCTATTGATAGTAATCATCAACTACGTAATAGTTTTCGCATTTCTGCTGTCGTAAACAAGGATCTTCAATCTAGTTTTATCTTCTAAAATATATCCGTCTCTTGAGTCCTCTTGATATTGGATTGCACGTGTTTATGTGTATCTCTTATGTGAGAAGGTTTTAACAGCAGGTCCTTGGATCAATGAAATGCTGGTACAGGATCTATGAAGCCTTTCTTGAGGAGGAGAAAGAGTGAAAGAACCAAACCTTTGCCACCTTCCAAGAGATTGTGGGTCGAGGCCCAGAGAGTCCTGAAGGAAAGGGTTCAAGACATTGCAGACAAGAAGGGAATCAAGCTGAGGTTCTGCAACCTGAAGGAGTGTGAGAATCACATTCAGACACTTGATAGCCCCTGTGCCAATATAAGAATGGAGATTGGGTGGCCACACGGGGTGCCATTTGTTCATCCCCATGATCTCCCCAATAAGGCAAATATCAGTTTCCTTGAAGCCTATGAACCTGGTTGGACAGCTActcatgatatggagttaagtcTAACCGAACCTGGACAGGTTGGCCAGTCAGCTCTCGgttaattgtaattgtaagtCCCAATTTAGCAATCAAGTAAAAAAGTTCGTATGGGTAGCCAACCGAGAGACACCGCTCACTGATTCATCAGGTCTACTCACTGTCACCATCCCTGGAATTCTTGTCCTTGTTGATACTAACAGGACAAGCGTTTGGTCCTCGAACACACCAACATCTGCGTCAAATCCAGCAGCGCAGCTTTCGGATTCAGAAATCTTGTTGTGACAGATTGTAATGATCGTACCGACCCTGAGAATTTTACGTGGCAGAGTTTTGATTACCCTGGTGACACATTCCTACTGGGTACAAAACTCGGTAGGAACACATTTACTTGCTTTGCTTGTGAAATATAGTTCTTGATACATTACTTTGCACTGGTTACATTACATGTCCCCGGAATATGTCTTCGATGAGTTCTACTAGATAAAATCTGATCTATAGCTTTGGTGTTATGGTGCTCGAGATAGTGAATGGGAAGAGAAACAAAGGATTTTCTCATCCAGGCGATAGCCTCAACCTGCTAGGACATGTAAGTGCCAGCTGTCAAGTTGATAATTTTTCGTCGAATTATGCTAGGGGGACTATATTCTGACTGCATTAGCTAATGATATACAGTGTGTGACGGTGACTTCTCTAGTAACATCTGGTGACGATAACTCATTTGTAAAATGGATTCGATTCCgcttaaaatataaaatgtggTTCGTCTAGCATCATTGTTTATATTTACTCGATTCTTTATACTTCTATTTATTCAGTACGATTGGTGGTTGTGATCTTTTAGGCATGGAATTAACACACAATAGGCAAGTCCATTGAACTACTCGATACATCAGTAGGAGACTTTAGTAATCCACATGACTTTTTGCGGTCGATCCATGTGCCTTTTATGCATGCTGCGAAATCCGGCTGTAGTTCTGATATTGAGTGGTGAAAGTGCATTGTCTCAACCTCAAAAACCTGGTTTTTACAGTGAAAGGGATCTAGAGGACCTCAAAGTCGATCCTTGTGCAAACAAGGCTAGAGCATTTTCAGCTAATGAAGTCACTTTTACAGTACTCGAGTTTGAAGATTGGTAGGGCATTTTCAGCTATGAAGTCACTTTTACAGTACTCgagtttgaagtttgaattagagagattaaatAGTTATCATTTATAGATTTCAATTGGATTAGATTATATATTTGAACTATTGTGATTCAGATTCAACAGCTTTACTGTACGTTCTTATGTTTACTGCAATACAGGATTGAACATTTTGTTTTGGTACAACTTAGCTGAAAAACGACCAACAACATGAAAGCAACTGAGGCAACTGACAGCATTGGAAACAAGGTTGCAAAAAACAACCACAATCAGCAGCCAAGAACAACCCAAAGCAGAAGCAAAAACAATAAGAGAAAcagatacaaagaaattcagcaGGGAACGGTAGACACAATGGCATAAAAAGAAGGCAGTAGCATCCCTGGAATCATTCTGAAAATTATTGACtttgctataaaaaaaattcacgcGAAGAGAGAGAGACGCACACACAAAGGGACATACAACCGGTTACAAGGCATACTCTCTCCCACCCGAGATGCTCTTATTTGAAACTCTGTTTTTGGCATTTGTGTATTCAAGTCAAATGTAGGGGCTGCTCTCTTCGTCAAATGTAGGGGCTGTTTTTGGCATTTATGTATTCAAAAATGACGGCAAAAATGCGAAATCATACACGTAAGAAGGGCGTAGAGGGACAATTTATGTTCCCatgaatttaatgaaaaatccgTTGAAAGCTTCAACTAAGATGTGCTTGCTCCTCTTCTACTCTTCTTTGCTGCTCATCTTCGCAGCAGTATTCTCCATAGCTGATGACGCCACGAGTACATTTCAGTCCATTAGAGACGGTGAGACTGTAGTTTCAACTGGCGGTACGTTTGAGCTAGGATTTTGCAGTCCTGATGCTTCTAATAGACGGTACGTGGGGATATGGTACAAGCACATATCTGTTACAACCATTGTATGGGTTGCCAACAGAGACAAGCCCCTGGGTGATTTGTCCGGCGTTCTGAAGGTCACCAACTCTGGAATTCTTGTCCTCAACCACAACATGAGCACAGTTTGGTCCTCCAACACATCGAGAACTGCACAGAATCCAGTGGCACGTCTTTTGGATTCGGGTAATCTTGTCGTGATAGATAGGAGTGATGATGACTCTGAGAACTTTCTGTGGCAAAGTTTTGATTACCCTGGCGACACATTCTTACCAGGTATGAAGATTGGTAGGAACACGGTTACAGGCTTCAATTGGCATCTTAGATCGTGGAAAAGTCCTCAGGATCCTTCTCAAGGCAATTGTACAAATCAACTTGGTCCCAAAGGATATGCAGAATTATTTCTGAGGGAAGGTTCGGTCATTAAATTTCGGTCTGGACCATGGAATGGAGTCTGGTTCAGTGGAAACCCTCAGTTAAATCAAAACTCTATATACACATACAGTCTTGTTTCTGAGCGTGATGAAATGTACTACAGTTACAAGCTTCACAACAGCTCAATCTTTTCAAGGTTGATGTTAACTTCAGATGGACTTCTGCAGCGCTACACATGGATTGATAGAACCAAAGGTTGGGTTCTTTACCAAACAGTCCAAATTGATGACTGTGACAACTATGCATTGTGTGGTGTACATGGTGCATGTAACATTCAAAAGTCCCCGGTTTGTAGCTGTTTGAAAGGATTTACACCAAAGTTTCCGAAAGAATGGGATTTGGCAGATTGGTCTAATGGTTGTGTGAGAAAGACTTCTCTAAATTGCACCGGAGACGTGTTCCAAAAGTACTCGGGGTTGAAATTGCCTAGCACAGAACAATCCTGGTTTAACAAAAGTATGAACCTCAAGGAATGTGAGATGGTGTGCATGAAGAACTGCTCCTGCACGGCTTATTCAAATTTGGATATCCGGGATGGAGGAACTGGGTGCTTGCTGTGGTACGGTGGTCTAATTGATATAGTATACATTGCTGAAAACGTGCAAGATATTTATATAAGAATGGCCGCAGCagaaaaaggtatgtaaaaAACACTTGTTGGTGACAATGCATTTAGTCATAATCATATGCTCGAAACAAAGTCAAGACATAACGAGGTGAAACATTGTACTAATACTAACagtttaaactttgaattttgacACAATTAGCAATATCTTATTTTAGAATTGTCTCACAAACTAGAAACTATTAGTTGGATGATAGAGATTAtacagtttttatttatttattactgTCCGACTCATAGATTTTCTGTCTTAAAAAatatcattcatagatcatgaAGACGATCCAAAGATCAACGCTAAATACTCTGAAACCAATGCAAAGAAAATGAGAATCATAATAAGCACTACTATGTTGTCTATCGGACTGCTGATCATGGGCCTTACCCTGTTGTTTTATGTTTGGAAGAAGCAGCACCAAAAAGGTGGTAAGTTGGTCGTATTATTGTGCCCCTCTGCTTTCCAAACTACATAGTTCAGTTGTATAGGGAATTTTTTTCACCCATCACTGCATCTTTGCAGGAAAACTGGGACGCAACCAAAATGAGGATCTGGAATTACCGTTATTTGATTTGATGACTGTAGTTTCTGCAACCGGTAACttttcaattgaaaacaaaCTTGGTGAAGGCGGTTTCGGATCTGTCTTTAAGGTAAAACCAGATAATCCATCATAGTTCTGAAGTTGTATAGATACATGTACTTCTGGTCATAATATGTAATGATGGATACAAGTAGTGTGCAAACTACAAAGTATGAATTTTGGTCATAACATACGCTGATGGATTTCAGGGTACGATGGAAGATGGACAAGAAATCGCAGTGAAAAGGCTTTCAAAAAGTTCTAGACAAGGACTCGACGAGTTCAAGAATGAAGTTACACATATTGCCAAACTTCAGCACAGGAATCTAGTGAAGCTTCTTGGATGTTGCATTCAAGAAGACGAGATGATACTGATCTACGAGTTCATGCCCAACAAGAGCTTAGACTTCTTTATTTTCGGTTTGACCACTCAAAAACCTTGCATTTAGTTTGATTAGTCAGCTTATGCTAGCAGCCTAGCACAATGTATTTTGTGACAAttgtgaattatgatatttTGCAGATCAAAGAAGAAGGATGTTATTAGACTGGCCGAAGCGCTTTGAAATTATTAATGGGATAGCTCGAGGGCTCCTCTATCTTCATCAAGATTCTAGATTGAGAGTTATTCATAGAGATCTCAAAGCAAGTAACATTTTATTAGGCAGTGAATTTAACCCGAAAATCTCAGACTTTGGCCTGGCTAGAAGCTTTGGAGGAAatgaaacaaaagcaaaaacaaagaaagtggTCGGAACATAGTAAGTATCCTAAAACATAATTGTACCACTCTTTTTTTACGAATTTTCAAAAACACTAATAGAAACTAGAAAGTCTAGATTCTTTGTgtataaaaatgttttttgacACATTCGTCTGCAGTGGTTACATGTCCCCAGAATATACAATTGATGGTTTCTACTCTATAAAGTCCGATGTCTATAGCTTTGGTGTTCTAGTGCTAGAGATAGTGAGCGGGAGCAGAAATAGAGGATTCTCTCATCCAGACCACAAACTCAACCTTCTTGGACATGTGAGTGTGACAACATCAAATGTCAAGTTAAAAATTCTCATCGCTCGACTCTGCTACTTCTGCTAAGTAGACTTGTTTTCATGTTTTAGGCATGGATGCTACACACAGAAGGCAGGCCTCTCAAACTGCTTGATGCATCAGTAGAGGACTCCGTCACTCTGCATGAAGTTGTAAGAACGATTCATGTGGGTCTTTTGTGCGTGCAGCGGAATCCAGAAGACAGACCGAGCATGTCAGCTATAGTTCTAATGTTGGGTGGTGAAGGTGTGTTGCCCCCACCTCTAAAACCTGGTTTTTATAGTGAAAGGGATCTAACTGAACTCGAAACCAATTATTCTTCTAAAGCATGCTCAGCTAATGAAGTCACTATTTCACTAGTTGAGGCTCGATAAAATTTTGGAAAATGATTTTCGTACACACTTTCGTCTTTATTTTGTGTCTtgattttcctataacttcttcaattggaaggcaaTGTTATATAAGTCATTGTCACATAGCTACACTCTTTAGGCCGATTCGCAAAAATTTGTGAATATAATTAGAACTGTCATATTATAAATCGA
This genomic stretch from Pyrus communis chromosome 2, drPyrComm1.1, whole genome shotgun sequence harbors:
- the LOC137725844 gene encoding G-type lectin S-receptor-like serine/threonine-protein kinase At4g27290, which gives rise to MNLMKNPLKASTKMCLLLFNSSLLLIFAVLFSIADDATSTFQSIRDGETVVSTGATFELGFCSPDASNKRYVGIWYKKISVKTIVWVANRDTPLTDLSGVLKVTNPGILVLNHNMSTIWSSNTSRTAHNPVARLLDSGNLVVIDRSDDDPENFLWQSFDYPGNTVLPGAKLGRNTVTGFNWHLRSWKSPQDPSQGNYTYQFGPKGYAEMFLREGSVIKFRSGPWNGIRFSGMPQLNPNSLYTYGLVFEPDEMYYSYKPRNSSILSNLVLTSDGLAQRYTWIDRTKDWFLYLTVQIDDCDNYALCGVYGSCNIEKSPVCSCLKGFTPKFPKEWDVVDWSNGCVRKTSLNCTGDAFQKYSGLKLPSTELSWLNRSMNLKECEMVCMKNCSCTAYTNLDIRDGGSGCLLWYGDLIDIRYFAEKGQDIYIRMASSELDDENNTKINAKYSDSNAKKMRIIISTTVLSTGLLIMGLVLLFYVWKKQHQKGAKLGRSQKEDLELPLFDLMTVVSATGNFSIENKLGEGGFGSVFKGTMKDGQEIAVKRLSKSSHQGLDEFKNEVTHIAKLQHRNLVKLLGYCIQEDEMMLIYEFMPNKSLDFFIFDQRRRMLLDWPKRFEIINGIARGILYLHQDSRLRVIHRDLKASNILLGSEFNPKISDFGLARSFGGNETKAKTKKVVGTYGYMSPEYAIDGFYSIKSDVYSFGVLVLEIVSGSKNRGFSHPDHKLNLLGHAWMLHTEGRPLELLDTLVEDSITLHEVVRTIHVGLLCVQHNPEDRPSMSAAVLMLGGEGALPPPLKPGFYSERDLTELEASHSSKACSANEVTISLLDAR